From Anticarsia gemmatalis isolate Benzon Research Colony breed Stoneville strain chromosome 3, ilAntGemm2 primary, whole genome shotgun sequence, one genomic window encodes:
- the LOC142987611 gene encoding alpha-tocopherol transfer protein isoform X2, giving the protein MPTPESHVDLDMGEPPPEVVEYARQHCGEDPNMRAQAIYELREMIYERGECTPHRMDDEFLIRFLRARKFIPQRAHRLIVNYYQFREDYPELVENIFPLDLRNIGDANVITVPPYKDQAGRRLLFYRIGCWDPNTVSVDDLFKATILALEIGLLEPRSQILGGVAIFDLEDFGIQHAWQVTPSVAAKMVKLLVSCFPMNTYAIHVVNHSWLFDKIYNIFKPLLNSEMHSKIYFHGHDFASLHKHIHPDHLPERYGGIWPDYSYTIWLNSLKKNFNVAKAVINYGYKFREGEVDAEVERQLKEKGINLS; this is encoded by the exons ATGCCGACACCGGAGAGCCACGTGGACTTGGACATGGGTGAACCGCCACCAGAGGTGGTCGAGTACGCCCGCCAGCACTGCGGGGAGGACCCCAACATGCGAGCACAAGCCATCTACGAGCTCAGAGAGATGATCTATG AACGTGGTGAATGTACTCCTCATCGCATGGACGATGAATTTTTAATCAGATTTTTGCGCGCACGCAAATTTATCCCGCAGAGAGCACACAGATTG attGTAAACTACTATCAATTCAGGGAGGACTACCCAGAGCTAGTTGAGAACATTTTCCCTCTGGACTTGCGGAACATCGGCGATGCTAACGTGATAACAGTACCACCATATAAAGATCAGGCTGGACGAAGATTACTCTTCTACAGAATTg GATGTTGGGACCCAAATACGGTTTCTGTGGACGATTTATTCAAGGCAACTATTTTGGCGTTGGAGATCGGTTTGTTGGAGCCGCGATCACAAATACTCGGCGGTGTGGCCATATTTGACTTAGAGGACTTCGGCATACAGCACGCGTGGCAAGTCACGCCTTCCGTGGCCGCCAAGATGGTCAAGCTTTTGGTT TCTTGTTTCCCGATGAACACATACGCGATACACGTCGTCAACCACTCATGGCTGTTCGACAAAATCTATAACATATTTAAACCACTACTCAATTCAGAGATGCACTCAAAAATATACTTCCACGGACATGACTTTGCTTCTCTACACAAACACATACACCCGGACCACTTGCCTGAACGATACGGAGGTATATGGCCAGATTATTCCTACACAATTTGGCTGAATTCTCTGAAAAAGAACTTCAATGTAGCGAAAGCGGTTATAAACTATGGATACAAGTTCCGGGAAGGAGAAGTCGATGCCGAAGTGGAGAGACAGTTGAAAGAAAAAGGTATTAATCTaagttaa
- the LOC142987611 gene encoding alpha-tocopherol transfer protein isoform X1: MANMPTPESHVDLDMGEPPPEVVEYARQHCGEDPNMRAQAIYELREMIYERGECTPHRMDDEFLIRFLRARKFIPQRAHRLIVNYYQFREDYPELVENIFPLDLRNIGDANVITVPPYKDQAGRRLLFYRIGCWDPNTVSVDDLFKATILALEIGLLEPRSQILGGVAIFDLEDFGIQHAWQVTPSVAAKMVKLLVSCFPMNTYAIHVVNHSWLFDKIYNIFKPLLNSEMHSKIYFHGHDFASLHKHIHPDHLPERYGGIWPDYSYTIWLNSLKKNFNVAKAVINYGYKFREGEVDAEVERQLKEKGINLS; encoded by the exons ATG GCAAACATGCCGACACCGGAGAGCCACGTGGACTTGGACATGGGTGAACCGCCACCAGAGGTGGTCGAGTACGCCCGCCAGCACTGCGGGGAGGACCCCAACATGCGAGCACAAGCCATCTACGAGCTCAGAGAGATGATCTATG AACGTGGTGAATGTACTCCTCATCGCATGGACGATGAATTTTTAATCAGATTTTTGCGCGCACGCAAATTTATCCCGCAGAGAGCACACAGATTG attGTAAACTACTATCAATTCAGGGAGGACTACCCAGAGCTAGTTGAGAACATTTTCCCTCTGGACTTGCGGAACATCGGCGATGCTAACGTGATAACAGTACCACCATATAAAGATCAGGCTGGACGAAGATTACTCTTCTACAGAATTg GATGTTGGGACCCAAATACGGTTTCTGTGGACGATTTATTCAAGGCAACTATTTTGGCGTTGGAGATCGGTTTGTTGGAGCCGCGATCACAAATACTCGGCGGTGTGGCCATATTTGACTTAGAGGACTTCGGCATACAGCACGCGTGGCAAGTCACGCCTTCCGTGGCCGCCAAGATGGTCAAGCTTTTGGTT TCTTGTTTCCCGATGAACACATACGCGATACACGTCGTCAACCACTCATGGCTGTTCGACAAAATCTATAACATATTTAAACCACTACTCAATTCAGAGATGCACTCAAAAATATACTTCCACGGACATGACTTTGCTTCTCTACACAAACACATACACCCGGACCACTTGCCTGAACGATACGGAGGTATATGGCCAGATTATTCCTACACAATTTGGCTGAATTCTCTGAAAAAGAACTTCAATGTAGCGAAAGCGGTTATAAACTATGGATACAAGTTCCGGGAAGGAGAAGTCGATGCCGAAGTGGAGAGACAGTTGAAAGAAAAAGGTATTAATCTaagttaa
- the LOC142986997 gene encoding uncharacterized protein LOC142986997, translating to MQRQNLLRSRSPKRETSNSLDVALSKPDDEQLFYTASVHFLRKRLEEKKHRPSNPRDATQSCCNLRKPSTSESNCTVSENAGEKIESNTQIGKGSSLAMHQVLPFPKSSKDGFFARLKSTFQKYMRSDNDLAEPNRDEPETKCISNFKFPRCARLSQRHSSCLFKITEERSSENLREPPKDKLSRSSSKIVHLEEKKSAMSSKR from the coding sequence ATGCAACGCCAAAACTTACTGAGATCAAGAAGTCCTAAACGTGAGACTTCCAATTCTCTGGACGTAGCTCTGTCGAAGCCCGACGATGAACAACTGTTCTATACGGCTAGCGTACATTTTCTTCGGAAACGTCTTGAAGAAAAAAAGCACAGGCCATCGAATCCTCGGGACGCGACACAGAGCTGTTGCAACTTGAGAAAGCCCAGCACCAGCGAGTCTAACTGCACTGTATCTGAAAATGCAGGTGAAAAAATCGAAAGCAACACCCAAATCGGTAAAGGATCGTCGCTGGCGATGCATCAGGTATTGCCATTTCCAAAATCGAGTAAGGATGGTTTTTTTGCCAGGTTGAAGAgtacttttcaaaaatatatgcgCTCGGATAATGATCTCGCTGAACCAAACAGAGATGAGCCTGAAACTAAATGcatatcaaattttaaatttcctCGCTGCGCACGACTAAGTCAACGACATTCTTcatgtctttttaaaataacggAGGAACGATCCTCCGAAAACTTAAGAGAACCTCCTAAAGACAAACTTTCAAGAAGCAGTAGTAAAATTGTACATTTGGAGGAAAAGAAATCAGCGATGTCGAGTAAAAGATAG